In a genomic window of Streptomyces katrae:
- a CDS encoding serine hydrolase domain-containing protein, whose protein sequence is MTTPSAARIEDLLQTGVREEVYPGAVWAVGDADGIRGSGAVGLLDPDRPDEPMRLNTVFDVASLTKILAVWSTIGTLAEEGKLDLHAPLGTFWDEVAGHPLARVTAHYLLTHTAGLPLRANLKNLYGTDPQDIRDGVLHEALHRPPGEAVEYTDRAALVLGYLAEHLSGQPLDRLATDRVWQPLGMTRTRFGPLPITEAARCAPTEYDETTGTHLKGTAHDFSARLVGGVCGIAGTFSVLDDLALFLRHMLAPTRAAFGPTWTQHSLRIQTGDLTPARGLFWHPAPGTDPDQDIWVHYGFTGTGMWISPAQGRWAVLLTNKLRFNRDREPLAEIRNAFRAAAFTALVRDSSA, encoded by the coding sequence ATGACCACGCCCTCCGCCGCCCGAATCGAAGACCTCCTGCAGACCGGCGTTCGCGAGGAGGTCTACCCCGGCGCGGTGTGGGCGGTCGGGGACGCCGACGGCATCCGCGGGAGCGGAGCCGTCGGCCTCCTCGACCCCGACCGGCCCGACGAGCCCATGCGGCTGAACACCGTCTTCGACGTAGCCAGCCTCACCAAGATCCTCGCCGTTTGGTCCACGATCGGCACGCTCGCCGAAGAGGGCAAACTCGACCTCCACGCCCCCCTGGGCACCTTCTGGGACGAGGTCGCCGGCCACCCCCTGGCCCGGGTCACGGCCCACTACCTCCTGACCCACACCGCGGGCCTGCCCCTGCGCGCCAACCTGAAGAACCTCTACGGCACCGACCCCCAGGACATCCGCGACGGCGTCCTCCACGAAGCCCTCCACCGCCCACCGGGCGAGGCCGTCGAATACACCGACCGGGCCGCCCTCGTCCTCGGCTACCTCGCCGAACACCTCTCGGGCCAGCCCCTGGACCGGCTCGCCACCGACCGCGTCTGGCAGCCCTTGGGCATGACTCGCACCCGCTTCGGCCCCCTGCCCATCACCGAGGCGGCCCGCTGCGCCCCCACCGAGTACGACGAGACCACCGGCACCCACCTCAAGGGCACTGCCCACGACTTCTCCGCCCGCCTCGTCGGCGGCGTCTGCGGCATCGCCGGCACCTTCTCCGTCCTCGATGACCTCGCCCTCTTCCTCCGCCACATGCTCGCCCCCACCCGGGCAGCCTTCGGCCCCACCTGGACCCAACACTCCCTCCGCATCCAGACTGGCGACCTCACCCCAGCCCGCGGCCTCTTCTGGCATCCCGCACCCGGCACCGATCCTGACCAGGACATCTGGGTCCACTACGGCTTCACTGGCACCGGCATGTGGATCAGCCCGGCCCAAGGCCGCTGGGCCGTCCTCCTCACCAACAAGCTCCGCTTCAACCGCGACCGCGAACCCCTGGCGGAGATCCGCAACGCCTTCCGTGCCGCTGCGTTCACTGCGCTGGTTCGGGATTCCAGCGCATAA
- a CDS encoding phosphotransferase yields MLEVTDTTRENALTAVLPGLSDAFGLGAVSDRRFLAHGLMNRNWRLVTATGVYALKEITDVPLAKVRRNLAVLVDLAREGIPVPAPLSAANGDLVAEVGGHGYCVLPWVDGEHLQGTDLPLDQVRDLGALLGRLHEGLRRHGPGPVPEQAPVAKVRDVTEADRAAAALLSRLPSAPVTDFDKAAAEALHDRRRLLARYADARPEGEVPAGPYGWTHGDFQYRNLLRRDGRVVAVLDWDRLGVRPYGEEVARTAQVQFGVGGAFDLDRVAAFCSGYRSVIDLSEGDLADAVKRLWWKRLTDFWQLEFYLDRQDPAFGEMFLTDEALLNWWTDRADEVQAAYAAR; encoded by the coding sequence GTGCTGGAGGTGACGGATACGACACGAGAAAATGCTCTGACGGCAGTGCTGCCCGGCCTGTCCGACGCGTTCGGACTGGGCGCGGTGAGTGATCGGCGGTTCCTTGCCCACGGCCTGATGAACCGGAACTGGCGGCTCGTGACTGCTACCGGGGTGTACGCGCTCAAGGAGATCACCGACGTTCCTCTGGCGAAGGTTCGCAGGAACCTCGCGGTCCTCGTGGACCTGGCCCGTGAGGGCATCCCGGTGCCGGCGCCGCTGAGCGCGGCCAACGGTGACCTGGTGGCGGAGGTCGGTGGTCACGGCTACTGCGTCCTGCCGTGGGTGGACGGCGAGCACCTTCAAGGGACGGATCTCCCGCTCGACCAGGTGCGCGATCTCGGTGCTCTGCTGGGCCGCCTCCACGAGGGCTTGCGGCGGCATGGTCCCGGCCCAGTCCCGGAGCAGGCGCCGGTGGCGAAGGTCCGCGATGTGACCGAGGCCGACCGTGCGGCTGCTGCCCTCCTGAGCCGCTTGCCGTCCGCTCCGGTGACGGACTTCGACAAGGCCGCCGCCGAGGCCCTGCACGACCGGCGCCGCCTCCTCGCGCGGTACGCCGATGCCCGGCCGGAAGGCGAGGTGCCGGCCGGGCCCTACGGGTGGACGCACGGCGATTTCCAGTACCGCAACCTGCTGCGTCGCGACGGCCGGGTGGTGGCGGTCCTGGACTGGGACCGGCTAGGTGTTCGTCCGTACGGGGAGGAGGTCGCGCGGACCGCGCAGGTGCAGTTCGGGGTCGGTGGTGCCTTCGACCTCGACCGTGTTGCCGCGTTCTGCTCCGGATACCGGTCCGTGATCGATCTGTCCGAGGGCGACCTCGCCGACGCGGTGAAGCGGCTGTGGTGGAAGCGGCTGACCGACTTCTGGCAGCTGGAGTTCTACCTCGACCGCCAGGACCCCGCCTTCGGCGAGATGTTCCTGACGGACGAGGCACTGCTGAACTGGTGGACCGACCGCGCCGACGAGGTGCAGGCCGCCTACGCGGCCCGTTAG
- a CDS encoding glycosyltransferase, which yields MTGPTVVFVWRRTPPPLLIGGAEVSQQLLAEEFVRAGWRVVYLGSHEAPWNGSAQIGHLRAHLRAHGTVWEEACGEVRYQWNGVSCRAVPQDRVEATLKGLLTEARPDLVVTSQERAADLAALARRSSRVAGWLHSVSANSMGVLHGRPHVALATSKFVAGRAQAHADTKAVVFYPPFVPAERAGPLLAAGRGTAGRVPGGVLMVNPIPAKGAALLHQLIRRLPTLRFTLVEGWWDTAGEFTAYPNVHWVPRTYAMGPIYAANDLLLVPSQVEDAFPRVIVEAGLHGVPTIGSSRGGIPEAVGDGGVILHPDDVDGWVQAIESAARTGLGAKARAGAAPLVRPCLPELAAAGLIPAAAAAG from the coding sequence GTGACCGGCCCGACGGTGGTGTTCGTATGGCGGCGGACCCCGCCACCGCTACTGATCGGGGGCGCGGAGGTCTCCCAGCAGCTCCTGGCGGAAGAGTTCGTCCGGGCCGGCTGGCGTGTCGTCTACCTCGGCAGCCATGAGGCCCCCTGGAACGGGTCCGCCCAGATCGGCCACCTGCGCGCCCACCTCCGGGCCCACGGAACCGTGTGGGAGGAGGCCTGCGGGGAGGTCCGCTACCAGTGGAACGGCGTCTCGTGCCGGGCCGTGCCGCAGGACAGGGTGGAAGCGACCCTGAAGGGCCTCCTGACCGAGGCCCGGCCGGATCTGGTGGTGACCTCGCAGGAACGGGCGGCCGACTTGGCCGCCCTTGCCCGCCGGTCCTCGCGGGTTGCCGGATGGCTGCACTCGGTCTCGGCCAACAGCATGGGCGTCCTGCATGGCCGACCGCACGTCGCCCTCGCCACGTCGAAGTTCGTCGCGGGACGGGCCCAGGCCCACGCCGACACGAAGGCGGTCGTCTTCTACCCGCCATTCGTGCCGGCCGAACGTGCCGGGCCCCTCCTCGCCGCGGGGCGCGGCACAGCCGGCCGCGTCCCCGGCGGCGTGCTGATGGTCAATCCCATCCCAGCCAAGGGCGCGGCCCTCCTGCACCAGCTGATTCGCCGGTTGCCCACCCTCCGGTTCACCCTCGTTGAGGGCTGGTGGGACACAGCCGGCGAGTTCACCGCGTACCCGAACGTGCACTGGGTGCCCCGCACCTACGCCATGGGCCCGATCTACGCCGCGAACGACCTGCTGCTCGTGCCCTCCCAGGTCGAAGACGCCTTCCCCCGGGTGATCGTGGAAGCCGGGCTCCACGGCGTCCCCACGATCGGCTCGTCACGCGGCGGCATTCCCGAGGCGGTCGGGGACGGCGGAGTGATCCTCCACCCCGACGACGTGGACGGCTGGGTACAGGCGATCGAGTCGGCCGCCCGGACCGGCCTCGGCGCGAAGGCCCGCGCCGGGGCAGCGCCGCTGGTCCGGCCGTGCCTGCCCGAGCTGGCTGCCGCCGGACTCATCCCGGCGGCAGCAGCCGCTGGCTAA
- a CDS encoding PIG-L deacetylase family protein: MIGEPQVTRLPLPDADGIYTFPTDLLTAHRAWMDSLTGAKEIMTLTAPLTLAPYWIEPRKPSGRPVVVIEPHHDDFVLSASGTFLARPRPLTVVTVFTRSRSVHPSLENTYNGVETVSGLRDREAAQSLLPLGAARVGLGHKDAEKPYRAPEPAQVDRITSELAEVLDGMDDAELLAPAAVTRHPDHLAVHEAARRLGCRWFWEDAAFWSTYGLSGCDRQLFRQRVRDVFEPKLEDITATVLDKVTLLHMHGSQMHPARKMYRPIRHAHTVASNLLPDPDGRPRGQFAERFYRLGGS, translated from the coding sequence ATGATCGGAGAACCCCAGGTGACCCGCCTTCCCCTGCCGGACGCTGACGGCATCTACACCTTCCCCACCGACCTCCTGACCGCGCACCGGGCCTGGATGGACTCCCTGACCGGGGCGAAGGAGATCATGACGCTGACGGCGCCGCTGACCCTCGCGCCGTACTGGATCGAGCCGCGCAAGCCGTCCGGGCGGCCGGTGGTCGTCATCGAACCCCACCACGACGACTTCGTCCTGTCCGCCTCCGGAACCTTCCTCGCCCGTCCCCGACCGCTGACCGTGGTCACCGTCTTCACCCGCTCCCGCAGCGTCCATCCCTCCCTCGAGAACACCTACAACGGCGTGGAGACGGTCTCCGGACTCCGCGACCGCGAAGCCGCCCAGTCCCTGTTGCCCCTCGGGGCGGCCCGGGTCGGCCTGGGGCACAAGGACGCCGAGAAGCCCTATCGGGCACCCGAGCCCGCCCAGGTGGACCGAATCACCTCCGAACTCGCCGAGGTGCTGGACGGGATGGACGACGCAGAACTGCTCGCCCCGGCCGCCGTCACTCGCCACCCGGACCATCTCGCCGTCCACGAGGCGGCGCGCCGCCTGGGCTGCCGTTGGTTCTGGGAAGACGCCGCCTTCTGGTCCACGTACGGATTGTCCGGATGCGACCGGCAGCTGTTCCGACAGCGGGTACGCGATGTCTTCGAACCGAAGCTGGAGGACATCACGGCCACCGTCCTGGACAAGGTGACCCTGCTACACATGCACGGCTCGCAGATGCACCCCGCACGGAAGATGTACCGGCCGATCCGGCACGCCCACACCGTCGCCTCCAACCTGCTGCCCGACCCGGACGGCCGTCCGCGGGGCCAGTTCGCGGAACGCTTCTACCGACTCGGGGGGTCGTGA
- a CDS encoding glycosyltransferase gives MTDPDLSVIIPAYNEAKYLPRYLPTVFASLRAWEATSGLLGEVIVVNNASTDDTATVAKALGARAVTERVRSIGLARNTGAREAEGRMLFFVDADVALPLEGITAAVAAMDAGAVGGAIPPLYTPTRFGARLLCAYWDHHRARHGGAQGVNQFCTRDAFKAVHGYRPDYFMSEDMEFFARLTAYGRRTGGPVAVLDDLRVRPSTRRYDAWSTARMLWWQNPVVVRLGLTSPRFWRNWYATTVR, from the coding sequence GTGACCGATCCCGATCTGTCGGTGATCATTCCCGCCTACAACGAGGCCAAGTACCTGCCCCGCTACTTGCCCACCGTCTTCGCGTCCCTCCGCGCCTGGGAAGCCACCTCCGGCCTCCTGGGGGAGGTGATCGTGGTGAACAACGCCTCCACCGACGACACCGCGACCGTCGCGAAGGCACTGGGGGCCAGGGCGGTGACGGAGCGGGTCCGCAGCATCGGCCTGGCCCGGAACACCGGAGCCCGCGAGGCCGAGGGCCGGATGCTGTTCTTCGTCGATGCCGACGTGGCCCTGCCGCTGGAGGGGATCACGGCCGCCGTCGCCGCGATGGACGCCGGGGCCGTCGGCGGGGCGATCCCACCGCTCTACACCCCCACCCGGTTCGGGGCCCGTCTGCTGTGCGCCTACTGGGACCACCACCGCGCCCGCCACGGTGGCGCCCAAGGCGTCAATCAGTTCTGCACCCGGGACGCTTTCAAGGCAGTACACGGCTACCGCCCCGACTACTTCATGAGCGAGGACATGGAGTTCTTCGCCCGCCTGACCGCCTACGGCCGCCGCACGGGCGGGCCGGTCGCGGTCCTCGACGACCTCCGCGTGCGGCCCTCCACCCGCCGCTACGACGCCTGGTCCACGGCCCGGATGCTTTGGTGGCAGAACCCCGTGGTCGTCCGCCTCGGCCTGACCTCGCCCCGCTTCTGGCGCAACTGGTACGCCACCACCGTCCGATGA